A genomic segment from Acipenser ruthenus chromosome 5, fAciRut3.2 maternal haplotype, whole genome shotgun sequence encodes:
- the LOC117402703 gene encoding SAYSvFN domain-containing protein 1-like isoform X1: MQQQTDQGAWTTGKEGKPEKKEAPQTRAVFEPTEEWSKTGNVAVTIYKENATAQQEAGARWRCLQDSVLGQFLGSERLAVTNLTFLKVLLWLLLLGLFVELEFGLVFFVLSLFYWLYEGMRDSSQRRSGEPSAYSVFNPGCQAIQGTLTAGQFELGYRPLANR; the protein is encoded by the exons ATGCAGCAACAGACCGACCAGGGAGCCTGGACAACGGGGAAAGAAGGAAAGCCGGAAAAGAAGGAAGCGCCGCAAACTAGAGCTGTGTTTGAACCGACCGAAGAGTGGAGCAAAACAGGCAACGTTGCTGTCACAATCTACAAAGAGAATGCTACTGCACAG CAGGAGGCCGGTGCTCGGTGGCGCTGTCTGCAGGACAGTGTTCTGGGGCAGTTCCTGGGTTCGGAGCGCCTGGCTGTAACGAACCTGACCTTCCTGAAGGTgctgctgtggttgctgctgctgGGTCTGTTTGTAGAGCTGGAGTTCGGCCTGGTGTTCTTCGTATTATCCCTGTTCTACTGGCTGTATGAGGGCATGCGTGACTCTTCACAGAGACGCAGCGGAGAGCCCAGCGCCTACTCCGTCTTCAACCCAGGATGCCAGGCCATCCAGGGCACGCTGACCGCAGGACAGTTCGAGCTTGGCTACAGACCTCTTGCAAACAGATAA
- the LOC117402703 gene encoding SAYSvFN domain-containing protein 1-like isoform X2, which yields MQQQTDQGAWTTGKEGKPEKKEAPQTRAVFEPTEEWSKTGNVAVTIYKENATAQEAGARWRCLQDSVLGQFLGSERLAVTNLTFLKVLLWLLLLGLFVELEFGLVFFVLSLFYWLYEGMRDSSQRRSGEPSAYSVFNPGCQAIQGTLTAGQFELGYRPLANR from the exons ATGCAGCAACAGACCGACCAGGGAGCCTGGACAACGGGGAAAGAAGGAAAGCCGGAAAAGAAGGAAGCGCCGCAAACTAGAGCTGTGTTTGAACCGACCGAAGAGTGGAGCAAAACAGGCAACGTTGCTGTCACAATCTACAAAGAGAATGCTACTGCACAG GAGGCCGGTGCTCGGTGGCGCTGTCTGCAGGACAGTGTTCTGGGGCAGTTCCTGGGTTCGGAGCGCCTGGCTGTAACGAACCTGACCTTCCTGAAGGTgctgctgtggttgctgctgctgGGTCTGTTTGTAGAGCTGGAGTTCGGCCTGGTGTTCTTCGTATTATCCCTGTTCTACTGGCTGTATGAGGGCATGCGTGACTCTTCACAGAGACGCAGCGGAGAGCCCAGCGCCTACTCCGTCTTCAACCCAGGATGCCAGGCCATCCAGGGCACGCTGACCGCAGGACAGTTCGAGCTTGGCTACAGACCTCTTGCAAACAGATAA